A genomic stretch from Sporocytophaga myxococcoides includes:
- a CDS encoding RagB/SusD family nutrient uptake outer membrane protein produces MFKKIYPFIGLIVISTLGGCKKDFLDKTPQAAVTDENYYKTASDLNAAINAAYDPMGWETERKGQIFANLFFFGDVVSDDAIKGGSGTSDIPDFHALETFTGNAGLPALLLPWQRNYTGIYRANIVIERAPLSNADEATKTRVINEAKFLRAYYHFEQVKMYGDVPLVTKVLGANDYNLGRTPAAEVYKQIEADLKDASALPQKGAIETGRATRGAALALLARVQMYQTRNNHGKWNEVLTNAESVINSGIYNLENNYADIHTVAKENGIESIFEIQSNTKVGGAAGDNNSDWSNGNEGTLINVMFRGRDNGGWGFNCPSLDLLEEFKKEKTVDGNDDPRLKATIIQNGDSVLNEKYKADINSYPYTGTYCRKYIEPQSLFGLNQSDGPSNYRLIRYADVLLMAAEAANELGMTEKALEYLKKVRDRVKMPKIIETNKDLLREIIWRERRVELALEGHRFFDIVRQGRAAQIMGKTYTFSNAQEVFPVPQAEIDMSKGKIKQTTGLK; encoded by the coding sequence ATGTTTAAAAAAATATATCCATTTATCGGTTTAATCGTGATCAGCACATTGGGAGGTTGCAAGAAAGATTTTCTTGACAAGACTCCTCAGGCTGCTGTTACAGACGAAAACTATTATAAGACTGCCTCTGATCTAAATGCAGCAATAAATGCTGCATACGACCCAATGGGTTGGGAAACTGAAAGAAAAGGTCAGATTTTCGCCAATCTTTTCTTCTTTGGAGACGTTGTTTCTGATGATGCAATAAAAGGCGGTAGCGGAACCAGTGATATTCCTGATTTTCACGCACTCGAAACTTTCACAGGAAATGCCGGCTTACCTGCACTTTTATTACCATGGCAAAGAAACTATACTGGTATTTATAGAGCTAATATTGTAATTGAAAGAGCTCCTCTTTCAAATGCAGATGAAGCTACTAAAACCAGAGTGATTAATGAGGCTAAGTTTTTAAGAGCTTACTATCACTTCGAACAGGTAAAAATGTATGGAGATGTACCATTGGTAACAAAAGTACTTGGAGCGAACGATTACAATCTGGGCAGAACCCCGGCAGCTGAAGTTTACAAACAAATAGAAGCTGATCTTAAAGATGCTTCTGCTCTACCTCAAAAAGGAGCAATCGAAACCGGGAGAGCAACAAGAGGAGCAGCATTAGCTTTGCTTGCAAGAGTTCAGATGTATCAGACTCGTAATAATCATGGAAAATGGAATGAAGTGTTAACTAATGCTGAATCTGTAATTAATTCAGGAATTTATAACCTGGAAAATAACTATGCTGATATTCATACAGTGGCAAAAGAAAATGGAATTGAGTCTATATTTGAAATCCAAAGCAATACTAAAGTTGGTGGAGCTGCTGGGGATAATAACTCAGACTGGTCCAACGGGAATGAGGGTACATTGATCAACGTTATGTTCAGAGGAAGAGATAATGGAGGTTGGGGCTTCAACTGTCCTTCTCTTGATCTCTTGGAGGAATTTAAGAAAGAAAAAACAGTTGATGGAAATGATGACCCTCGTTTAAAAGCAACTATTATCCAGAATGGAGATTCTGTTTTAAATGAAAAATACAAAGCTGATATCAATTCATATCCTTATACTGGAACTTATTGCAGAAAATATATAGAACCTCAGAGTCTGTTTGGATTAAACCAAAGCGATGGCCCTTCCAACTACAGACTTATCAGATATGCAGATGTATTGCTTATGGCGGCAGAAGCAGCCAATGAACTGGGAATGACTGAAAAAGCTCTTGAATATCTGAAAAAGGTAAGAGACAGAGTTAAAATGCCTAAAATTATTGAGACCAATAAAGATTTATTAAGAGAGATCATCTGGCGCGAAAGAAGAGTGGAACTTGCTCTAGAAGGCCATAGATTCTTTGACATCGTCAGACAAGGAAGAGCTGCTCAGATTATGGGAAAAACTTATACTTTCAGCAATGCA